The genomic DNA GCACCAGGTAGCCGACCCGCAGCCCCGGGTACAGCGTCTTGCTGAAGGTGCCCATGTAGATCACGGGCGCGTCCGGCTCCAGCCCCAGCAGCGAGGCGATCGGCCGGCCCGAGAAGCGGAATTCGCTGTCGTAGTCGTCCTCGATGATCCAGCTGCCATGGCGCCGCGCCACCGCCAGCAACTGCCGGCGCCGCGCCAGCGACATCACCGGCCCCAGCGGATACTGGTGCGACGGGGTCACGAAGATGAAGCGCGGCGGCGCCATGCCAGGCGCCAGGTCGGCGTCCGGCAGCCGCATGCCTTCCTCGTCCACCGGCAGGTGCACCGTGTGCAGGCCGTTGGCCTGCAGCACCGTGCGCGCGCCCCAGTAGCCCGGGTCCTCGACCCAGGCGGTCTCGCCCGCCTCGCCCAGGATGCGGGTGGCCAGGTCGATGGCCTGGTGCGAGCCTTCGGTGATGAGGATCTGGTCGGGATCGCAGTCGATCGAGCGCGTCAGCGCCAGGTGCTGCGCCAGCGCCTCGCGCAGGGCCGGCAGGCCGCCGCCATAGGCGTAGGTGAGCAGGTCGGGGGTGGGGTTGCGCCACAGCGCGGAAAAGATGCGGCCGAACTTCTTGTGCGGAAATTCGGTCAGGTCGGGCACGCCCGGCATGAAGGCGCCCCACTGGTAGGGCGAGGCCGACACGCCGTCGACGATGGCGGCGCCGCGCGCCGACAGCGCCGGACGCGGTTGCGGCACCGGCGCGCGGCGCGACTGGCGGCCGCTGGCCAGATAGGAGTCGGGCTGCGAGGCATTGACGAAGGTGCCGTTGCCCTGCAGGCTGCGGGTGTAGCCTTCGGCCAGCAACTGGCCATAGACGTGCACCACGGTATTGCGGGCGATGCCGAGTTCGGCGGCCAGGTCGCGCGAGGCGGGCAGGCGCGAGTCGGCGGCGATGGATCCATCCAGGATGGCTTCGCGGATGCCGTGGTACAGGCGCTTGTTCATCGGCCCGCCGGCGGCATCGGCCAGGCGCAGTTGCAGCAAGTCTCCAACGATGGACCGCAATTGGTTCTACCTGATTTATAAAAGTGGTTCCCACCAATGGGGCCATAGTAGCATTAAAGTAAGGCTTTA from Achromobacter xylosoxidans includes the following:
- a CDS encoding PLP-dependent aminotransferase family protein; translation: MRSIVGDLLQLRLADAAGGPMNKRLYHGIREAILDGSIAADSRLPASRDLAAELGIARNTVVHVYGQLLAEGYTRSLQGNGTFVNASQPDSYLASGRQSRRAPVPQPRPALSARGAAIVDGVSASPYQWGAFMPGVPDLTEFPHKKFGRIFSALWRNPTPDLLTYAYGGGLPALREALAQHLALTRSIDCDPDQILITEGSHQAIDLATRILGEAGETAWVEDPGYWGARTVLQANGLHTVHLPVDEEGMRLPDADLAPGMAPPRFIFVTPSHQYPLGPVMSLARRRQLLAVARRHGSWIIEDDYDSEFRFSGRPIASLLGLEPDAPVIYMGTFSKTLYPGLRVGYLVLPKTLTAAFQAAHAELYREGHLMTHAALATFIAEGHYAAHIRRMRMLYGRRRAMLVNLIERRLGPDWLHRDASLAGLHLVLTLPPHLDDLRVVEVARRKGVLTRALSRYYVGAEGRRPGLLLGYACVPEHDIARKFEVLLESLAEVARMTPAAPALVAQPA